The DNA sequence AAAGATGCAGGCTCGTTAACTACCTAGACGCATCGGCCGGGCGAAACATACCCTGACGCGCACGACGAACATACAAAAACCCGGTGACAACAGCCTGTCAGCGGCCTTATTCGCCGGCGCTACCGCGTGGCGCTGTCGTTCAATGTCCAATCGTAGCCCGCCGACTCGATGCGGTAGCCGCCGGCCTCGAGTTTCGCTTTCACTTCGCCCTCCGCATACCGCGCGATGAACCGCTGGACGGCCTCTTCGCTGCCGCCGAAGTCGGACTCGAACCAGGTAAAGATTTTTGAGAGCTGGATGGTATCACCATCGTACGGGACCCGGTTCTTGGTGGAATCCGAGAGAAAAACTCGCCCCTGGTCGTCCAGCTGGGCGTCCAGCCGGGCGCCCGTATACGCCTCGGCACGCAACGGCGGGCAGCTCATGGCGGCGCAGACGAGGGCGAAGTGGATGCGGGGCTCGGCAAACGTGGGTCGGATAATGGCGTGTTCGATCTCGTCGAGGGTCCGCGTGACGCCGCCTACCTGGCCGACCTTCACTTTGAATGGGGTGTTGACCTTCGGGATGATAAACGGGATCCCTTTGATACCGGCCGGAGCGA is a window from the Rhodothermales bacterium genome containing:
- a CDS encoding DUF547 domain-containing protein; translated protein: MHTSLRVVRPPIRFRATSNRMLMVMLFLIVSLMMTGCTSGRIDIITARDSVRTPETFDHAAFDRILAAHVNDAGLMDYAGLKASGALSDYLLAIAETDPARMNDQDALAFWINAYNALTMKLIVDNYPTKSILRLAPAGIKGIPFIIPKVNTPFKVKVGQVGGVTRTLDEIEHAIIRPTFAEPRIHFALVCAAMSCPPLRAEAYTGARLDAQLDDQGRVFLSDSTKNRVPYDGDTIQLSKIFTWFESDFGGSEEAVQRFIARYAEGEVKAKLEAGGYRIESAGYDWTLNDSATR